One Neisseria sp. Marseille-Q5346 genomic region harbors:
- the rpoC gene encoding DNA-directed RNA polymerase subunit beta' has product MNLLNLFNPLQTAGMEEEFDAIKIGIASPETIRSWSYGEVKKPETINYRTFKPERDGLFCAKIFGPVKDYECLCGKYKRLKFKGVTCEKCGVEVTLSKVRRERMGHIELAAPVAHIWFLKSLPSRLGMVLDMTLRDIERVLYFEAFVVTDPGMTPLQRRQLLTEDDYYNKLDEYGDDFDAKMGAEGIRELLRTLDITGEIEILRQELESTGSDTKIKKIAKRLKVLEAFHRSGMKLEWMIMDVLPVLPPDLRPLVPLDGGRFATSDLNDLYRRVINRNNRLKRLLELHAPDIIVRNEKRMLQEAVDSLLDNGRRGKAMTGANKRPLKSLADMIKGKGGRFRQNLLGKRVDYSGRSVITVGPYLRLHQCGLPKKMALELFKPFIFHKLEKQGLASTVKAAKKLVEQEVPEVWDILEEVIREHPIMLNRAPTLHRLGIQAFEPILIEGKAIQLHPLVCAAFNADFDGDQMAVHVPLSLEAQMEARTLMLASNNVLSPANGEPIIVPSQDIVLGLYYMTRDRINAKGEGSLFADVKEVHRAYHTKQVELGTKITVRLREWVKNEAGEFEPVVNRYETTVGRALLSEILPKGLPFEYINKALKKKEISKLINASFRLCGLRDTVIFADHLMYTGFGFAAKGGISIAVDDMEIPKEKAALLAEANAEVKEIEDQYRQGLVTNGERYNKVVDIWGRAGDKIAKAMMDNLSKQKVIDRDGNEVDQESFNSIYMMADSGARGSAAQIKQLSGMRGLMAKPDGSIIETPITSNFREGLTVLQYFIATHGARKGLADTALKTANSGYLTRRLVDVTQDLVVVEDDCGTSDGFVMKAVVQGGDVIEALRDRILGRVTASDVVDPSTGETLVEAGTLLTEKLVDMIDQSGVDEVKVRTPITCKTRHGLCAHCYGRDLARGKLVNAGEAVGVIAAQSIGEPGTQLTMRTFHIGGAASRAAAASQVEAKSNGTARFSSQMRYVANNKGELVVIGRSCEVVIHDDIGRERERHKVPYGAILLVQDGEAIKAGQTLATWDPHTRPMITEHAGTVKFENVEEGVTVAKQTDDVTGLSTLVVIDGKRRSSSASKLLRPTVKLLDENGLEICIPGTTTPVSMAFPVGAVITIREGQEVGKGDVLARIPQASSKTRDITGGLPRVAELFEARVPKDAGMLAEITGTVSFGKETKGKQRLIITDVDGVAYETLISKEKQILVHDGQVVNRGETIVDGAVDPHDILRLQGIEALARYIVQEVQEVYRLQGVKISDKHIEVIIRQMLRRVNIVDSGDTEFITGEQVERGDVMLANEKAMAEDKEPARYENVLLGITKASLSTDSFISAASFQETTRVLTEAAIMGKQDELRGLKENVIVGRLIPAGTGLTYHRSRHQQWQQADQETSEIEASDE; this is encoded by the coding sequence ATGAATTTGTTGAACTTATTTAATCCGTTGCAAACTGCCGGCATGGAAGAAGAGTTTGATGCCATCAAAATCGGTATTGCCTCTCCCGAAACCATCCGCTCATGGTCTTATGGCGAAGTTAAAAAACCTGAAACCATCAACTACCGTACGTTCAAACCTGAGCGCGACGGTTTGTTCTGCGCCAAAATCTTTGGCCCGGTCAAAGACTATGAATGTTTGTGCGGTAAATACAAACGCTTGAAATTTAAAGGCGTAACCTGTGAAAAATGTGGCGTAGAAGTTACCCTTTCCAAAGTACGCCGCGAACGCATGGGCCACATTGAATTGGCAGCACCAGTTGCCCACATTTGGTTCTTGAAATCCCTGCCTTCCCGCTTGGGTATGGTATTGGACATGACTTTGCGCGATATCGAACGCGTATTGTACTTTGAAGCATTTGTGGTAACCGATCCCGGTATGACTCCGTTGCAACGTCGTCAATTGCTGACTGAAGACGATTACTACAACAAACTGGACGAATACGGCGATGACTTCGATGCCAAAATGGGTGCAGAAGGTATCCGTGAATTGCTGCGCACCTTGGATATTACCGGCGAAATCGAAATCCTGCGTCAAGAGCTGGAATCTACCGGTTCTGACACCAAAATTAAAAAAATTGCCAAACGTTTGAAAGTATTGGAAGCCTTTCACCGTTCCGGTATGAAACTGGAATGGATGATTATGGATGTGCTGCCGGTATTGCCGCCTGATTTGCGTCCGTTGGTTCCATTGGATGGTGGTCGTTTTGCCACTTCCGATTTGAACGATTTGTACCGCCGCGTTATCAACCGTAACAACCGTCTGAAACGTCTGTTGGAACTGCATGCGCCTGACATCATCGTTCGTAACGAAAAACGTATGTTGCAAGAAGCGGTTGATTCCCTGTTGGATAACGGCCGTCGCGGTAAAGCCATGACCGGTGCCAACAAACGCCCGCTGAAATCATTGGCTGACATGATTAAAGGTAAAGGCGGCCGCTTCCGTCAAAACCTGCTGGGTAAACGTGTGGACTACTCTGGTCGTTCCGTGATTACCGTAGGCCCATACCTGCGTCTGCACCAATGTGGTCTGCCGAAAAAAATGGCGTTGGAACTGTTCAAACCATTTATTTTCCACAAATTGGAAAAACAAGGTTTGGCTTCTACCGTTAAAGCTGCGAAAAAATTGGTAGAGCAAGAGGTGCCTGAAGTATGGGATATCTTGGAAGAAGTCATCCGCGAACATCCGATTATGTTGAACCGTGCGCCAACCCTGCACCGTTTGGGTATTCAAGCGTTTGAACCTATCCTGATTGAAGGTAAAGCGATTCAGTTGCACCCATTGGTGTGTGCCGCATTTAACGCCGACTTTGACGGTGACCAAATGGCTGTACACGTTCCATTGAGCTTGGAAGCACAAATGGAAGCACGCACGCTGATGCTGGCTTCAAACAACGTATTGTCTCCAGCCAACGGCGAACCAATCATCGTACCTTCTCAAGATATCGTATTGGGTTTGTACTACATGACCCGCGACCGTATCAATGCCAAAGGTGAAGGCAGCCTGTTTGCCGATGTGAAAGAAGTACATCGTGCATACCATACCAAACAGGTTGAACTGGGTACGAAAATTACCGTACGTCTGCGCGAATGGGTGAAAAACGAAGCAGGTGAGTTTGAGCCTGTTGTTAACCGTTATGAAACAACCGTCGGCCGTGCATTGTTGAGCGAAATCTTGCCTAAAGGCCTGCCGTTCGAGTACATCAACAAAGCGCTGAAGAAAAAAGAAATTTCTAAACTGATTAACGCATCATTCCGTCTGTGCGGCTTGCGTGATACAGTTATTTTCGCTGACCACCTGATGTATACCGGTTTCGGTTTTGCGGCAAAAGGCGGTATTTCCATTGCGGTTGACGATATGGAAATTCCGAAAGAAAAAGCAGCCTTGCTGGCTGAGGCTAATGCCGAAGTTAAAGAAATCGAAGACCAATACCGTCAAGGTTTGGTAACCAACGGCGAACGTTACAATAAAGTGGTCGATATTTGGGGTCGTGCCGGCGATAAGATCGCTAAAGCGATGATGGACAACCTGTCCAAACAAAAAGTCATCGACCGTGACGGCAACGAAGTTGATCAAGAGTCCTTTAACTCTATTTACATGATGGCCGACTCTGGTGCCCGTGGTTCTGCGGCTCAGATTAAACAGTTGTCCGGTATGCGTGGTTTGATGGCAAAACCTGACGGCTCCATTATTGAAACGCCTATTACCTCCAACTTCCGCGAAGGTCTGACCGTATTGCAATACTTTATTGCGACCCACGGTGCACGTAAGGGTTTGGCGGATACCGCGTTGAAAACTGCAAACTCCGGTTACCTGACCCGTCGTTTGGTAGACGTAACCCAAGACTTGGTAGTTGTTGAAGACGATTGCGGTACTTCAGACGGCTTTGTGATGAAGGCAGTGGTACAAGGCGGTGATGTGATTGAAGCCTTGCGCGATCGTATTTTGGGCCGCGTTACTGCTTCTGATGTTGTCGATCCTTCGACTGGCGAGACTTTGGTTGAAGCTGGTACGTTGTTGACCGAGAAACTGGTAGATATGATCGACCAATCTGGTGTCGATGAAGTCAAAGTCCGTACGCCGATTACTTGTAAAACCCGTCATGGCCTGTGTGCACACTGTTATGGTCGCGACTTGGCACGCGGTAAACTGGTTAACGCCGGTGAGGCAGTTGGTGTGATTGCTGCACAATCCATTGGTGAACCAGGTACTCAGCTGACCATGCGTACGTTCCACATTGGTGGTGCGGCATCTCGTGCGGCAGCAGCCAGCCAAGTAGAAGCCAAATCCAACGGTACAGCACGTTTCAGCAGCCAAATGCGTTACGTTGCCAATAACAAAGGTGAGTTGGTTGTCATTGGCCGCTCTTGTGAAGTAGTGATTCACGACGATATTGGTCGCGAACGTGAACGTCACAAAGTACCTTACGGTGCAATCCTGCTGGTACAAGATGGTGAAGCTATTAAAGCCGGTCAAACTTTGGCGACTTGGGATCCGCATACCCGTCCTATGATCACCGAACACGCAGGTACGGTGAAATTCGAGAACGTGGAAGAGGGTGTTACTGTTGCGAAACAAACTGACGATGTAACCGGTTTGTCTACTCTGGTAGTGATTGACGGTAAACGTCGTTCCTCTAGTGCTTCTAAACTGTTGCGTCCAACTGTCAAACTGTTGGATGAAAATGGTCTGGAAATCTGCATTCCAGGTACGACTACCCCAGTTTCTATGGCATTCCCGGTCGGTGCGGTGATTACCATCCGTGAAGGTCAGGAAGTCGGTAAGGGTGATGTATTGGCGCGTATTCCGCAAGCGTCTTCTAAAACCCGCGATATTACCGGTGGTTTGCCGCGCGTTGCTGAGTTGTTTGAAGCACGCGTACCGAAAGATGCCGGCATGTTGGCTGAAATTACCGGTACCGTTTCCTTCGGTAAAGAAACCAAAGGTAAACAGCGTCTGATTATTACCGACGTAGACGGTGTGGCATACGAAACGCTGATTTCTAAAGAGAAACAGATTTTGGTACACGACGGTCAAGTGGTAAACCGCGGTGAAACCATCGTAGACGGTGCCGTAGATCCACACGACATTCTGCGTCTGCAAGGTATCGAAGCATTGGCTCGCTACATTGTTCAAGAGGTACAAGAGGTTTACCGCCTGCAAGGTGTGAAGATTTCCGATAAACACATCGAAGTCATCATCCGCCAAATGCTGCGTCGAGTGAACATCGTTGATTCCGGTGATACAGAGTTCATTACCGGTGAGCAAGTTGAGCGTGGCGATGTGATGCTTGCCAATGAAAAAGCCATGGCTGAAGACAAAGAGCCTGCACGTTATGAAAACGTGTTGCTGGGTATTACCAAAGCTTCCTTGTCTACAGACAGCTTCATTTCAGCGGCATCGTTCCAAGAAACAACCCGCGTCTTGACAGAGGCCGCTATTATGGGCAAACAAGACGAGCTGCGCGGTCTGAAAGAGAACGTGATTGTCGGTCGTTTGATTCCTGCCGGTACAGGTTTGACCTACCACCGCAGCCGTCATCAACAATGGCAGCAAGCCGATCAAGAAACTTCTGAAATCGAAGCTTCAGACGAATAA